The following coding sequences are from one Streptomyces sp. NBC_01294 window:
- the yaaA gene encoding peroxide stress protein YaaA, which translates to MLVLLPPSEGKAAGGSGAPLKPQELSLPGLAAARAAVLEELVELCAADEPKAREVLGLSEGLRGEVAKNVVLRTAGARPAGEVYTGVLYDALGLADLPAAARGRAEDALLVFSGLWGAVRITDRIPSYRCSMGVKLPGLGALGAYWRGPMAEVMPEAAGDGLVLDLRSAAYGAAWKPKGEVAGRTATVRVLHSQMVDGVEKRSVVSHFNKATKGRLVRDLLLAGSVPGAPAELVTALRDLGYVVEAKAPAKPGKAWSLDVVVTQIHH; encoded by the coding sequence GTGCTCGTGCTGCTGCCGCCGTCCGAAGGAAAGGCCGCCGGCGGCTCCGGCGCACCGCTGAAGCCGCAGGAGCTGTCGCTGCCCGGTCTGGCCGCGGCCCGTGCGGCGGTGCTGGAGGAACTGGTCGAGCTGTGCGCGGCGGACGAGCCGAAGGCGCGCGAGGTGCTGGGCCTGAGCGAGGGCCTGCGGGGCGAGGTCGCGAAGAACGTGGTGCTGCGCACGGCGGGGGCCCGTCCGGCGGGCGAGGTCTACACGGGCGTGCTCTACGACGCGCTGGGCCTGGCCGACCTGCCCGCGGCGGCGCGGGGGCGCGCCGAGGACGCGCTGCTCGTCTTCTCGGGGCTGTGGGGTGCGGTGCGGATCACCGACCGGATCCCCTCGTACCGCTGCTCGATGGGCGTGAAGCTGCCGGGGCTGGGCGCGCTCGGCGCGTACTGGCGGGGGCCGATGGCGGAGGTCATGCCGGAGGCGGCCGGGGACGGGCTGGTGCTGGACCTGCGGTCGGCGGCGTACGGGGCCGCCTGGAAGCCGAAGGGGGAGGTGGCGGGGCGGACCGCGACCGTGCGGGTGCTGCACTCGCAGATGGTGGACGGGGTGGAGAAGCGGTCGGTCGTGAGCCACTTCAACAAGGCGACGAAGGGGCGGCTGGTGCGGGACCTGCTGCTCGCGGGGTCCGTCCCCGGGGCGCCGGCGGAGCTGGTGACGGCCCTGCGGGACCTGGGCTACGTGGTCGAGGCGAAGGCCCCTGCGAAGCCGGGCAAGGCGTGGTCCCTCGATGTGGTCGTGACGCAGATCCACCACTGA
- a CDS encoding MerR family transcriptional regulator: MRIGEIAALVGVTTRAIRHYHHVGLLPEPERRPNGYRAYSVRDAVLLARVRRLTELGLSLDEVRDVLADDAGRELADVLEELDADLARQEAEIGERRRRLAALLAAGPGEGEPLSPALAALLAKAPQTDSPTAAMDREHLILLDAAGAGGEEIYAALGPLAADPVVLALYERLDALVDAPVDDPRIPALTAELVAAVPDEVFAAVPADGVVVAGFKEALLAEFAPAQAEVVRRVMEAFMERGRG, translated from the coding sequence ATGCGGATCGGAGAGATCGCCGCGCTCGTCGGGGTCACCACCCGGGCGATCCGGCACTACCACCATGTCGGGCTGCTCCCGGAACCGGAGCGGCGACCCAACGGATACCGGGCCTACAGCGTCCGTGACGCCGTCCTGCTGGCCCGCGTGCGCCGGCTCACCGAGCTCGGGCTCAGCCTCGACGAGGTGCGCGACGTCCTCGCGGACGACGCCGGGCGCGAACTGGCCGACGTACTCGAGGAGCTCGACGCCGACCTGGCCCGCCAGGAGGCCGAGATCGGGGAGCGGCGCAGGCGGCTCGCGGCGCTGCTCGCCGCAGGGCCGGGGGAGGGCGAGCCGCTCTCGCCGGCGCTCGCCGCGCTGTTGGCGAAGGCGCCGCAGACGGACTCGCCGACCGCCGCGATGGACCGCGAGCACCTGATCCTGCTCGACGCCGCGGGCGCGGGCGGCGAGGAGATCTACGCCGCGCTCGGGCCGCTGGCCGCCGATCCGGTGGTGCTCGCGCTGTACGAGCGGCTGGACGCCCTGGTCGACGCCCCCGTGGACGACCCGCGGATCCCCGCCCTGACGGCGGAGCTGGTGGCGGCCGTCCCCGACGAGGTGTTCGCGGCGGTCCCCGCCGACGGGGTGGTCGTGGCCGGGTTCAAGGAGGCGCTGCTCGCCGAGTTCGCGCCCGCGCAGGCGGAGGTCGTCCGCCGGGTGATGGAGGCGTTCATGGAGAGGGGGAGGGGATGA
- a CDS encoding zinc ribbon domain-containing protein, with translation MNAEPADQIRLLDVQALDVRLSQLAHKRKSLPEHAELDSLTKDLTQQRDLLVAAQTQASDTAREQTKAEQDVDQVRQRAVRDQQRLDSGVGISARDLANLQSEVVSLAKRQGDLEDVVLEVMERLEGAQERVTELTERVSALEAKTTDATARRDAATAEIDAEVAKITKDREVIVGSMPTDLMALYEKIRVKQGGVGAARLYQRRCEGCRLELDMAEVNEIKAAARDRIVRHENCGRILVRTADSGI, from the coding sequence CTGAACGCCGAGCCCGCCGACCAGATCCGACTTCTCGACGTCCAGGCCCTGGACGTCCGGCTGTCTCAGCTCGCCCACAAGCGCAAGTCGCTGCCCGAGCACGCCGAGCTCGACTCGCTCACCAAGGACCTGACGCAGCAGCGCGACCTGCTCGTCGCCGCCCAGACCCAGGCGAGCGACACCGCGCGCGAGCAGACCAAGGCGGAGCAGGACGTCGACCAGGTGCGTCAGCGCGCGGTCCGCGACCAGCAGCGGCTGGACTCCGGCGTGGGCATCTCGGCCCGGGACCTGGCGAACCTGCAGAGCGAGGTCGTCTCCCTCGCCAAGCGTCAGGGCGACCTGGAGGACGTGGTCCTGGAGGTCATGGAGCGTCTGGAGGGCGCGCAGGAGCGCGTCACCGAGCTGACCGAGCGGGTCTCCGCCCTGGAGGCCAAGACGACGGACGCCACCGCGCGCCGTGACGCGGCCACCGCCGAGATCGACGCCGAGGTCGCGAAGATCACCAAGGACCGCGAGGTCATCGTCGGGTCCATGCCGACCGACCTGATGGCCCTGTACGAGAAGATCCGCGTCAAGCAGGGCGGGGTCGGCGCCGCGCGCCTGTACCAGCGCCGCTGCGAGGGCTGCCGGCTGGAGCTCGACATGGCCGAGGTGAACGAGATCAAGGCCGCGGCCCGCGACCGGATCGTCCGTCACGAGAACTGCGGCCGCATCCTGGTCCGTACGGCCGACTCGGGCATCTGA
- the ddaH gene encoding dimethylargininase has protein sequence MVGERRFSSALVPSRVSREEPSLRRDATPRRYLMCPPAHFKVTYSINPWMDPTKPVDLPLAHAQWEDLRDRYRALGHTVETLTPDPGLPDMVFAANGALVVDGRVLGARFAYPERAGEAEIHLDWFRSHGYQHIHEPSHVNEGEGDFAVTASYILAGRGFRSSPLSHDEAQEFFGRPVIGLDLVDPRYYHLDTALSVLDGDEVMYYPDAFSPGSRGVLRRLFPDALIADGQDAAALGLNAVSDGRHVVLPQAATGLLAPLRDRGFEPVPMDLGELLKGGGSVKCCTQELRP, from the coding sequence CTGGTTGGGGAGAGACGATTCTCTTCAGCACTCGTCCCGAGTCGTGTAAGTCGTGAGGAGCCTTCTTTGCGCAGAGACGCCACACCCCGGCGCTACCTGATGTGCCCACCCGCACACTTCAAGGTCACGTACTCCATCAACCCGTGGATGGATCCCACGAAACCGGTGGACCTGCCCCTCGCACACGCCCAGTGGGAAGACCTGAGGGACCGCTACCGCGCCCTCGGCCACACCGTCGAGACCCTGACCCCCGACCCCGGACTGCCCGACATGGTCTTCGCGGCCAACGGCGCCCTCGTCGTCGACGGCCGGGTGCTCGGGGCCCGGTTCGCCTACCCGGAACGGGCCGGCGAGGCGGAGATCCACCTCGACTGGTTCCGCAGCCACGGGTACCAGCACATCCACGAGCCGTCCCACGTCAACGAGGGCGAGGGCGACTTCGCCGTCACCGCCAGCTACATCCTGGCCGGCCGGGGCTTCCGCTCCAGCCCGCTCTCGCACGACGAGGCCCAGGAGTTCTTCGGCCGCCCGGTCATCGGCCTCGACCTGGTGGACCCGCGCTACTACCACCTGGACACGGCGCTCAGCGTCCTCGACGGCGACGAGGTCATGTACTACCCGGACGCCTTCTCACCCGGCAGCCGGGGCGTGCTCAGGCGCCTCTTCCCCGACGCGCTGATCGCGGACGGCCAGGACGCGGCGGCCCTCGGGCTGAACGCGGTGTCCGACGGCCGGCACGTGGTGCTCCCGCAGGCGGCGACCGGACTGCTGGCGCCGCTGCGGGACCGGGGCTTCGAACCGGTCCCGATGGACCTGGGTGAACTCCTCAAGGGCGGCGGCAGCGTGAAGTGCTGCACCCAGGAGCTGCGGCCCTAG
- a CDS encoding bifunctional RNase H/acid phosphatase, translating into MPRPVRFVVEADGGSRGNPGPAGYGAVVLDPATGETLAERAEYIGVATNNVAEYKGLIAGLAAARDLASDAQVLVRMDSKLVVEQMSGRWKIKHPDMKPLAAEAARILPRAQVTYEWIPREKNKHADRLANEAMDAGKRGRQWEPSASTAALDHGAARSLAEPQGPPGDAVAGAAAVRAALAAASGTGAGAGGRSGATVSPDLADTLFADAEALPGALEDAATIEPCLDSETPATAASPAAAASAAPAGGQGWGPDMGAPATFVLLRHGETALTPQKRFSGSGGSDPELSPAGRRQAAAVAEALAARGTVQTVVSSPLRRCRETAQAVADRLGLTVTVEEGLREVDFGAWEGLTFAEVRERFPDDLQAWLDSPKAAPTGGGESFMAATRRISATRDRLLAAHAGRTVLLVTHVTPVKILVRLALGAPPEALFRMELSAASLSAVAYYADGNASVRLLNDTSHLR; encoded by the coding sequence ATGCCGAGGCCTGTCCGGTTCGTCGTGGAGGCGGACGGCGGGTCCCGGGGCAACCCGGGGCCGGCCGGGTACGGCGCGGTCGTCCTCGACCCGGCGACGGGCGAGACGCTGGCCGAGCGCGCCGAGTACATCGGCGTCGCGACGAACAACGTGGCGGAGTACAAGGGCCTGATCGCCGGGCTCGCGGCGGCCCGTGACCTCGCGTCGGACGCGCAGGTCCTGGTCCGGATGGACTCGAAGCTCGTCGTCGAGCAGATGTCGGGCCGCTGGAAGATCAAGCACCCGGACATGAAGCCGCTCGCCGCCGAGGCCGCGAGGATCCTGCCGCGCGCCCAGGTGACGTACGAGTGGATCCCGCGCGAGAAGAACAAGCACGCGGACCGGCTCGCGAACGAGGCGATGGACGCGGGCAAGCGCGGCAGGCAGTGGGAGCCGTCGGCCTCCACGGCCGCCCTCGACCACGGCGCGGCGCGGTCCCTGGCCGAGCCGCAGGGCCCTCCGGGGGACGCGGTCGCCGGTGCTGCGGCCGTACGGGCGGCCCTGGCCGCCGCCTCCGGTACGGGTGCGGGTGCGGGCGGCCGGAGCGGTGCCACGGTGTCCCCGGACCTCGCCGACACGCTGTTCGCGGACGCCGAGGCCCTGCCCGGCGCCCTGGAAGACGCCGCCACGATCGAGCCGTGCCTCGACTCCGAGACGCCGGCGACGGCGGCGTCGCCGGCGGCCGCCGCGTCGGCCGCCCCCGCGGGCGGCCAGGGCTGGGGCCCCGACATGGGGGCGCCGGCCACCTTCGTGCTGCTGCGCCACGGCGAGACCGCCCTCACCCCGCAGAAGCGCTTCTCCGGCAGCGGCGGTTCGGACCCCGAGCTGTCCCCGGCCGGCCGCCGCCAGGCCGCCGCCGTGGCCGAGGCGCTGGCTGCCCGCGGCACCGTGCAGACGGTCGTCAGCTCCCCGCTGCGCCGCTGCCGTGAGACCGCGCAGGCCGTCGCCGACCGCCTCGGCCTCACCGTGACGGTCGAGGAGGGCCTGCGCGAGGTGGACTTCGGCGCCTGGGAGGGCCTGACCTTCGCCGAGGTGCGGGAACGCTTCCCGGACGACCTCCAGGCGTGGCTGGACTCCCCGAAGGCGGCCCCCACGGGCGGCGGCGAGAGCTTCATGGCCGCCACCCGCCGGATCTCGGCCACCCGCGACCGCCTGCTGGCCGCGCACGCGGGCCGCACGGTCCTGCTGGTCACCCACGTGACCCCGGTCAAGATCCTGGTCCGCCTCGCCCTGGGCGCCCCGCCGGAAGCCCTGTTCCGCATGGAACTCTCGGCGGCGTCCCTCTCGGCGGTGGCCTACTACGCGGACGGCAACGCCTCGGTCCGCCTGCTGAACGACACCTCGCACCTGCGCTAG
- a CDS encoding ABC transporter substrate-binding protein: protein MSFQRRGTAAVALAAAAALALTACGGQDGKATDAKAGADAGKQAVAQGGKEFAEAAAKTAAFGTTAAPGQFPRTVTHAMGSTELKAAPKRVVVLDVGELDNVVSLGMQPVGYAPSEGDTSLPDYLKKDAGDPKSVGTINSLNLEAINALKPDLILGSQLRAADKYDALSKIAPTVFSIRPGFPWKENYLMNAAALDKTAEAKAKLEAYQAKAKKLGDDLGEKKPTVTMLRYMPGKTRLYAGASFIGTILKDTGIPRPQNQQVEDLAVEVGPERMDEAAADWIFTGVYGAKDKTKRDSAEANPLWKGLEAVQQGRAKDVPDETWYLGLGVTAADKVLDDLRGFMVK, encoded by the coding sequence ATGTCCTTCCAACGTCGCGGTACAGCCGCCGTCGCCCTCGCCGCGGCCGCCGCGCTCGCCCTCACCGCCTGTGGCGGACAGGACGGCAAGGCGACCGATGCGAAGGCCGGGGCCGACGCCGGGAAGCAGGCCGTCGCCCAGGGCGGCAAGGAGTTCGCCGAGGCCGCGGCGAAGACCGCCGCCTTCGGGACCACGGCCGCGCCCGGCCAGTTCCCGCGGACCGTCACCCATGCCATGGGCAGCACGGAGCTCAAGGCCGCGCCGAAGCGCGTCGTCGTCCTCGACGTCGGCGAGCTCGACAACGTTGTCTCCCTGGGCATGCAGCCCGTCGGCTACGCCCCGTCCGAGGGCGACACGAGCCTGCCCGACTACCTGAAGAAGGACGCCGGGGACCCCAAGTCCGTCGGCACCATCAACAGCCTCAACCTGGAAGCGATCAACGCCCTGAAGCCCGACCTGATCCTCGGCAGCCAGCTGCGCGCCGCGGACAAGTACGACGCGCTCTCGAAGATCGCCCCGACCGTGTTCTCCATCCGCCCCGGCTTCCCGTGGAAGGAGAACTACCTCATGAACGCGGCCGCGCTCGACAAGACCGCCGAGGCGAAGGCCAAGCTGGAGGCCTACCAGGCCAAGGCGAAGAAGCTCGGCGACGACCTCGGCGAGAAGAAGCCGACCGTCACGATGCTGCGCTACATGCCCGGCAAGACCCGTCTGTACGCCGGAGCCTCCTTCATCGGCACCATCCTCAAGGACACCGGCATCCCGCGCCCGCAGAACCAGCAGGTCGAGGACCTCGCCGTCGAGGTCGGCCCGGAGCGCATGGACGAGGCCGCCGCCGACTGGATCTTCACCGGCGTCTACGGGGCCAAGGACAAGACCAAGCGCGACTCCGCCGAGGCCAACCCGCTGTGGAAGGGCCTGGAGGCCGTGCAGCAGGGCCGGGCCAAGGACGTTCCGGACGAGACCTGGTACCTGGGCCTCGGTGTGACCGCCGCCGACAAGGTCCTCGACGACCTGCGCGGCTTCATGGTCAAGTAG
- a CDS encoding RNB domain-containing ribonuclease yields MPRRQMHMTGADGAALRAALRELRTKLEVPAEFPAAVLAEAEHAAAHPRLPDSDSTDIPFFTIDPPTSVDLDQAMHLAKRPAGGYRVHYAIADVAAFVAPGGALDAEAHRRVTTLYFPDGRVPLHPAVLSEGAASLLPDQTRPALLWRLDLDPDGRVETVDVRRTLVRSRAKLDYDRVQKAIDTGTAEEPLALLADIGRLREALEQERGGISLNVPEQEIVEHDGRYALAYRAPLPADGWNAQISLMTGMAAADLMLATGTGVLRTLPNVPDGAVGRLRRAAKALRIDWPHHVPYAELVRSLDPHRPAHAAFLQECTALLRGAGYTAFTGGDSPDPAIHSAVAAPYTHCTAPLRRLVDRYTGELCVAAVAGAEPPPWAVAALAALPDTMADGSRLANTVERECVDLVEAAVLKDRVGETFEGTVIDVKDREPLVGTVHLEDPAVVGRIESAARDLPLGERIRVRLAAADPGTAKILFAPA; encoded by the coding sequence ATGCCACGCCGTCAGATGCACATGACCGGCGCAGACGGGGCTGCTCTGCGGGCCGCGCTGCGTGAACTGCGGACGAAGCTGGAGGTGCCCGCGGAGTTCCCGGCGGCGGTCCTCGCGGAGGCGGAACACGCGGCCGCGCACCCCCGCCTCCCGGACTCGGACAGCACCGACATCCCCTTCTTCACCATCGACCCGCCGACGTCCGTCGACCTCGACCAGGCCATGCACCTGGCGAAGCGGCCCGCCGGCGGCTACCGGGTGCACTACGCCATCGCCGACGTCGCCGCCTTCGTCGCCCCCGGCGGCGCGCTCGACGCCGAGGCCCACCGCCGCGTGACGACCCTCTACTTCCCCGACGGGAGGGTCCCGCTGCACCCGGCCGTGCTCTCGGAGGGGGCGGCCAGCCTGCTGCCCGACCAGACCCGCCCCGCACTGCTGTGGCGGCTCGACCTGGATCCCGACGGCCGCGTCGAGACCGTCGACGTGCGCCGCACCCTGGTCCGCAGCCGGGCCAAACTCGACTACGACCGCGTCCAGAAGGCCATCGACACCGGAACGGCGGAGGAGCCCCTCGCCCTCCTGGCGGACATCGGCCGGCTCCGCGAGGCCCTCGAACAGGAGCGCGGCGGCATCTCGCTCAACGTGCCCGAGCAGGAGATCGTCGAGCACGACGGCAGGTACGCGCTGGCCTACCGCGCCCCGCTCCCGGCGGACGGCTGGAACGCGCAGATCTCCCTGATGACCGGTATGGCCGCGGCCGACCTGATGCTGGCCACCGGTACGGGCGTCCTGCGGACCCTGCCCAACGTCCCCGACGGCGCGGTCGGACGGCTGCGGCGGGCCGCGAAGGCCTTGCGGATCGACTGGCCGCACCACGTCCCGTACGCCGAACTCGTCCGCTCCCTCGACCCGCACCGCCCCGCCCACGCGGCCTTCCTCCAGGAGTGCACGGCCCTGCTGCGCGGCGCGGGCTACACCGCCTTCACCGGCGGCGACAGCCCCGACCCGGCGATCCACTCGGCGGTGGCGGCCCCGTACACCCACTGCACGGCGCCGCTGCGCCGGCTCGTCGACCGGTACACCGGCGAACTGTGCGTGGCGGCTGTGGCCGGGGCCGAACCCCCGCCGTGGGCGGTGGCGGCACTGGCGGCGCTCCCCGACACGATGGCGGACGGCAGCCGGCTGGCGAACACGGTGGAGCGGGAGTGCGTGGACCTCGTCGAGGCCGCCGTGCTGAAGGACCGCGTCGGGGAGACCTTCGAGGGCACGGTCATCGACGTCAAGGACCGCGAGCCCCTGGTGGGCACGGTCCACCTGGAGGACCCGGCGGTGGTCGGCCGGATCGAGTCCGCCGCGCGGGACCTGCCGCTGGGCGAACGCATCCGGGTCCGGCTGGCGGCGGCCGACCCGGGCACCGCGAAGATCCTCTTCGCCCCGGCCTGA
- a CDS encoding TetR/AcrR family transcriptional regulator yields the protein MTKTPDATRRSDRSRRAILDAALTLVGEVGYNKLTIEAIAARAGVGKQTIYRWWPSKAAVLLDASLALAGDAETDSEWTGFPDTGDLAADLKHVLRATVDEFNDEKYAAPARALTAAGATDPELGARFTEQLLEPQLALYETRLRTAREAGQLAPDTDLRLTVEMLLGPLTYRWLLRTAPLTHAYTDALVDRVLGGVSNVTAR from the coding sequence ATGACCAAGACCCCTGACGCCACCCGACGCAGCGACCGCTCCCGGCGTGCCATCCTCGACGCCGCGCTCACCCTGGTCGGGGAGGTCGGCTACAACAAGCTGACCATCGAGGCCATCGCCGCCCGCGCGGGCGTCGGCAAGCAGACCATCTACCGCTGGTGGCCGTCGAAGGCCGCCGTCCTCCTCGACGCCTCGCTCGCCCTCGCCGGGGACGCGGAGACGGACTCCGAGTGGACCGGCTTCCCCGACACCGGGGACCTCGCCGCCGACCTGAAGCACGTACTGCGCGCGACGGTCGACGAGTTCAACGACGAGAAGTACGCGGCCCCCGCACGCGCCCTCACGGCGGCCGGGGCCACCGATCCCGAGCTCGGCGCCCGCTTCACCGAGCAGCTGCTGGAACCACAGCTCGCGCTGTACGAGACCCGGTTGCGCACCGCCCGGGAGGCCGGGCAGCTCGCGCCGGACACGGACCTGCGGCTGACGGTGGAGATGCTGCTCGGGCCTCTGACGTACCGCTGGCTGCTGCGCACCGCGCCCCTGACGCACGCATACACCGACGCGCTGGTGGACCGGGTGCTGGGCGGGGTGTCAAACGTCACCGCCCGCTGA
- a CDS encoding bifunctional DNA primase/polymerase, with amino-acid sequence MGSESGRVKRGEQSRISQWLRRRQKPIAEDPGREREALLLAVAAAGLPLAPAAHPVGYRCSCDRIGCPTPARHPVSFAWQTQSTTDRAQVERWARNQPQANFITATGMVHDVLDVPLEAGANALARLLEAGIDVGPVAESGGTGEQARMLFFTATRGTPEDEDEWWPCELDCHPETMDEHPGLRWHCRGSYVLVPPAALPGDQAVTWLRGMEHPLPDPLTLLETLTDACAAYAGAADRTPAKVAWPLGR; translated from the coding sequence ATGGGGTCTGAGTCCGGCCGCGTCAAACGCGGCGAGCAGAGCAGGATTTCCCAGTGGCTGCGCCGGCGGCAGAAACCCATCGCCGAGGATCCCGGACGCGAGCGCGAGGCGCTCCTCCTGGCCGTCGCAGCGGCCGGTCTGCCGCTCGCCCCCGCCGCCCATCCCGTCGGCTACCGATGTTCGTGCGACCGGATCGGCTGTCCGACGCCCGCACGACATCCCGTCTCCTTCGCCTGGCAGACCCAGTCGACCACCGACCGCGCACAGGTCGAGCGATGGGCGCGCAACCAGCCCCAGGCCAACTTCATCACCGCGACCGGCATGGTCCACGACGTACTCGACGTCCCGCTGGAAGCCGGCGCCAACGCCCTCGCCCGACTGCTGGAGGCCGGCATCGACGTCGGCCCCGTCGCCGAGTCGGGCGGCACCGGCGAACAGGCCCGGATGCTCTTCTTCACCGCCACCCGCGGCACCCCCGAGGACGAGGACGAGTGGTGGCCGTGCGAACTGGACTGCCACCCCGAGACGATGGACGAGCACCCGGGCCTGCGCTGGCACTGCCGCGGCAGCTACGTCCTGGTCCCGCCCGCGGCCCTGCCCGGTGACCAGGCGGTGACCTGGCTGCGCGGCATGGAGCACCCGCTGCCGGACCCGCTCACCCTCCTGGAAACCCTGACGGACGCGTGCGCCGCCTATGCGGGCGCCGCCGACCGCACCCCGGCCAAGGTCGCCTGGCCCCTGGGCCGCTAG
- a CDS encoding Nif3-like dinuclear metal center hexameric protein has protein sequence MPRLSEVIAALDALWPPSRAEQWDAVGTVCGDPDAEVTRVLFAVDPVQDIADEAVKLGADLIVTHHPLYLRGTTTVEAGTFKGRVVHTLIKNDIALHVAHTNADTADPGVSDALAGALDLRITGPLVPDASDPEGRRGLGRICELDHPETLREFAARAAAWLPPTAQGIRTAGDPDAMIRRVAVSGGSGDSLFEHARAAGVDVFLTADLRHHPVSEAREQSPLALVDAAHWATEWPWCEQAAAQLDAISERHGWGLRTHVSRTVTDPWTAHAPSVTPPSIPGAPN, from the coding sequence GTGCCCCGTCTCTCTGAAGTCATCGCCGCGCTGGACGCTCTCTGGCCCCCCTCGCGGGCCGAGCAGTGGGATGCCGTCGGCACCGTCTGCGGCGACCCCGATGCCGAGGTCACCCGCGTCCTGTTCGCCGTGGACCCCGTCCAGGACATCGCCGACGAAGCGGTGAAACTGGGCGCCGACCTGATCGTCACCCACCACCCCCTCTATCTGCGGGGTACCACCACCGTCGAGGCCGGCACCTTCAAGGGCCGCGTCGTGCACACGCTGATCAAGAACGACATCGCGCTGCACGTGGCCCACACCAACGCCGACACCGCCGACCCCGGAGTCTCCGACGCCCTCGCCGGCGCCCTGGATCTGCGGATCACCGGCCCGCTGGTGCCCGACGCGAGCGACCCGGAGGGCCGCCGCGGCCTCGGCCGGATCTGCGAACTGGACCACCCCGAGACCCTGCGCGAGTTCGCCGCCCGCGCCGCGGCCTGGCTGCCGCCGACCGCCCAGGGCATCCGCACGGCCGGCGACCCGGACGCGATGATCCGCCGCGTCGCCGTCAGCGGCGGTTCCGGCGACAGCCTCTTCGAGCACGCCCGCGCCGCCGGCGTGGACGTCTTCCTGACCGCCGATCTGCGCCACCACCCGGTGTCCGAGGCCCGCGAGCAGAGTCCGCTCGCCCTCGTCGACGCCGCGCACTGGGCCACCGAGTGGCCCTGGTGCGAGCAGGCCGCCGCGCAGCTCGACGCGATCTCCGAGCGCCACGGCTGGGGTCTGCGGACCCACGTCTCGCGCACGGTCACCGACCCGTGGACGGCGCACGCGCCGTCCGTCACACCCCCTTCTATCCCTGGAGCCCCCAACTGA